Part of the Oncorhynchus kisutch isolate 150728-3 linkage group LG2, Okis_V2, whole genome shotgun sequence genome, AACTATTAGAATCATTCAGAAATGTTAGTCAGTCTTGTTCAACACGTCTTGTGGTGAATGCTTCCTTCCTGTTCATATAGGGTCATTTGTAAGTATATACCACACTACTGGCCTTCTCTCTGTAAGGACAACGCTAAAGCAACACAAGAGTGGCACAGTGTGTCTCAGAGGGATGTGTGTTGTTGATGACGTGCTGCAGTTGTTTCCACTGTAACTGCGTGACTCTGTGGTtgtgttgaacagcttctacctgcCCAAGAGGTTCTCCAACTGCAATGTGGAGGAGTACCACACCTTCCTCAACAGTGGTGGTGGAGCCTGTCTCTTCAACAAACCCataaaggtacacacacacacacacacacacacacacacacacacacacacacacacacacacacacacacacacacacacacacacacacacacacacacacacacacacacacacacacacacacacacacacacccctggagGGGGATAATGAAGAAAATAACTTCAAAGCTTATAAAGCACTTTTCTTAAATTTCACCCAAAGCACATAGATAAacctaacctctctcctctctcctctctctcctctctctcctctctcctctctctcttctctcctctctcctctctctcctctctcctctctctcctctctcctctctctcctctctctcctctctcctctctctcctctctcctctctttcactctcccccctcgctctctgtgACTCCAGCTGGTTGACCCTCCAGAGTGTGGGAATGGTTTGGTGGAGCCAGGGGAGGAGTGTGACTGTGGTAGCCCAGCGGTGAGTAGCTGAGAGTGGACAGACATTGGCCCTAGACACCTCTGGTCCTGGAGAATCTACAGGGAACCTTGATTCATATGTGTTTGTTtatatgtgtttgtgttcctTCACTAGGagtgcgagagggagggagagaagtgcTGTCAGAAGTGTACACTCACACAAGGCTCAAAGTGTAGCGACGGACTCTGCTGTAACAACTGTCAGGTACAGGACACTATGCATTGTCACAACACGCATATATgcatattcaatcaatcaaatgtatttataaagccctttttacatcagcaaatGTCATGAAgtgttatacagaaacccagcctaaaaccccaaacaacaagaaATGCAGTTGTAGAAGaacggtggcttggaaaaactccctagaaaggcaggaacctagagaggaaccaggctctgagggggtgccagtcctcttctggctgtgccaggtggagaggaaccaggctctgagggggtgccagtcctcttctggctgtgccaggtggagaggaaccaggctctgagggggtgccagtcctcttctggctgtgccaggtggagaggaaccaggctctgagggggtgccagtcctcttctggctgtgccaggtggagaggaaccaggctctgagggggtgccagtcctcttctggctgtgccaggtggagaggaaccaggctctgagggggtgccagtcctcttctggctgtgccaggtggagaggaaccaggctctgagggagtgccagtcctcttctggctgtgccaggtggagaggaaccaggctctgagggagtgccagtcctcttctggctgtgccaggtggagaggaaccaggctctgagggagtTCCAGTCCTCTTCTTtctgtgccaggtggagaggaaccaggctctgagggggtgacaggtggagattataagagtacatggccattaataccagattgttcttcaagatgattaaacgttcatagatgaccagcagggtcaaataataattacagtggttgtagtctgtgcaacaggtcagtacttcaggagtaaatgtcatacACCTGCTGACATGCTTTGACCTGTGTTGTGTGTGGGCAGATGGAGTTTATGGGCGTGGTGTGTAGGGAGGCAGTGAATGACTGTGATATTCCAGAGAACTGCACTGGTAAGTCCAGCCAGTGTCCCCCGAACGTGCACAAGATGGACGGCTACTCATGTGAAAAGGAACAGGTAAGAGATATCAAGAATAATCAGAGTGGACCAGTCGGTGTGTacagctgtgtgtttgtgtttgacgTGTACCATTCCTCTGTGTCCAGGGTCGTTGCTTCAACGGGAGGTGCAAGACCAAAGACAGACAGTGCAAGTACCTGTGGGGAGAGAGTGAGTAACAAAACTGTTTTTGATTCCATCACTGATGAAAACGTTTTTATGTCGACCTCAATGACACTCAATGCAGGGTTATTTATGTAGGTTGTGACATCATCCCTGTTCATTGTTTGATTTTTCAGAGGCGACCGCTGCTGATAAGTTCTGTTATGAGAAGTTGAATATCGAGGGGACAGAGAAGGGGAACTGTGGGAAGGACAAAGACACATGGGTCCAATGCAACAAGCAGTAAGGACACTTGTTTGTGTCACAGTTCTGTTGTGCTTGAATACAATGACATGCCATCGCACTGTACTTTTATCCTTGAACATAACATGTGTCCAGCAAAGTTTAGGTAACTAATGGAACCTGAACTTAGAGAGAAGGTTCATCACTTCTTCCTGTGTGTTTCAGAGACGTGCATTGTGGGTACCTGCTATGTTCCAACATATCGCCGGCCCCCCGACTAGGAGAGTTGCAGGGGGGACTGACGTCCTTCTCTGTTGCACAGCACAGTGCCTCGCTGgactgcaggtacacacacacacacacacacacacacacacacacacacacacacacacacacacacacacacacacacacacacacacacacacacacccttcagcCCAGTGTGACTCGGTCAGAGGTCATCAGACTCTGATTCATTCAGCTCGTTATGGTTCTCCTTGGGTTGCTAATGAGGAATTACAGTCCATTCATAGATATTTACACACGCTGATTGATAAAGCGACCTCCTTATATTTACGTCACTAAACACAATTACTATTTAGCGGAACAAAATTCCTATTATGTGGACCCATTTATCTATAATTGTCCTGTAATTATCATGAACACACAACACCACCAACCCACATAGGCACCTTTAGTCAGACTCTCTCTGGGGATGCAATTTGTCTCAActgatgatttatttatttatttaataattcaaagacacatacagtggggcaaaaagtatttagtcagccaccaattgtgcaagttctcccacttaaaaagatgagagaggcctgtaattttcatcataagtacacttcaactatgacagacaaaatgagaaaaaaaatccagaaaatcacattgtaggatttttaaggaatttatttgcgaattatggtggaaaataagtatttggtcaataacaaaagtgtatctcaaacacactgttgctggtattttggcccattcctccatgcatatctcctctagagcagtgatgttttggggctgttgctgggaaacacggactttcaactccctccaaagattttctatggggttgagatctggagactggctaggccactccaggaccttgaaatgcttcttacgaagccactcctttgttgcccgggcggtgtgtttgggatcattgtcatgctgaaagacccagccacgtttcatcttcaatgcccttgctgatggaaggaggttttcactcaaaatctcacgatacatggccctattcattctttccttcacacggatcagtcgtcctggtccctttgcagaaaaacagccccaaagcatgatgtttccacccccatgcttcacagtaggtatggtgttctttggatgcaactcagcattctttgtcctccaaacacgacgagttgagtttttaccaaaaagttatattttggtttaatctgaccatatgacattctaccaatcttcttctggatcatccaaatgctttctagcaaacttcagacgggcctggacaggtactggcttaagcagggggacacgtctggcactgcaggatttgagtccctggcggcgtagtgtgttactgatggtaggctttgttactttggtcccagctctctgcaggtcattcactaggtccccccgtgtggttctgtgatttttgctcaccgttcttgtgatcattttgaccccatggggtgagatcttgcgtggagccccagatcgagggagattatcagtggtcttgtatgtcttccatttcctaataattgctcccacagttgatttcttcaaaccaagctgcttacctattgcagattcagtcttcccagcctggtgtaggtctacaattttgtttctggtgtcctttgacagctctttggtcttggccatagtggagtttggagtgtgactgtttgaggttgtggacaggtgtcttttatactgatagcaagttcaaacaggtgccattaatacaggtaacgagtggaggacagaggacaggtttgtgagagccagaaatcttgcttgtttgtaggtgaccaaatacttattttccaccataatttgcaaataaattcatctCTCTCTGATGATGCAGGCCTCCAGAGCATATACAGAATaacgtctctagctctctctttgtGAATTCAATTCTATATTTGATTTATGTCCCTGTGTAACTTCTATATGAATGGATCCTCTGtaactgtgctgtgttgtgtgctGTATGTCAGTGGGGGTCATGTGATGATAGACGGGGACAGTGACCTGGGCTATGTGGAGGATGGGACAGCCTGTGGGACAGAGAGGGTCTGCTTCAACCACAAGTGTCTGCCCCTTCAGGAGTTCAACTTCAGCACCTGCCCTGGAACCACCGAGAAGACCATCTGTTCTGGACACGGGGtacggatacacacacacaaatgcacaaacacacatgcatgcacacccactttctctctctctctccaacctttCAGCTCCTAATACATATTTTTTGGTGTATGTGCCTgcatgcttgtgtatgtgtgtgttgcagaTTTGTAGTAACGagctgaagtgtgtgtgtcacTTGGGTTGGACTGGAGACGATTGTAACTCCACGTCTCCTCTGAGCTACCTGGTGGTTGGACCCACCGCCTCTGTATCAGGTACAAATAACTCCACacgtctccctatctctctctaactctttccctctccccctattTATATAAGCCCTGCTTataaatatctctctctgtctctctgtctctgtctctctctccctatctctctctaactctttccctctccccctattTAAATAAGCCCTGCTTataaatatctctctctgtctctctgtctctgtctctctctccctatctctctcgctctttccctcacactctctctccctctctctctctaactctttctaactctctctctaactctcctactctctctctctctaactctttctaactctctctctaactctcctactctctctctctctctctctaactctctctctctaactctttccctctccccctattTACACTAAGACTCTGTGAGAGGTTTTGGTTCGACATACATATTTAAGCCTTTATTTTCATCATAAATCATTGGTTCATTCATTGTTTAGTTATTCTGCATATAATCATTATTTTTGGCCTTTACGTTTGCATTAGTATCTGTTAAAACAACAACCAGGCACATCTTtctttttgtttgttgtttatttTCACACACATTCTTTGTCGACAGGCTCATGTCATTGATGGAGTGACGCTGAGGTCAGATCTGAGTTCCTCTTCATTGTGTTTGCTCCTTCTGTGATgtcacttcctcctctttctcctcctctcaccccatcCCAGTCTCCCCAGCCTGTAGTCAGTCATGTTTTTGAATCTTTCTACGTTTCCCCTCAAAAACATACACATCAATGTTTGTAATGTgtttcctccccctctttcctttcAGATCTCTTCCCTCTGAGTGTGCTGTGTTTTAGTGTACTATTGAAGTGAGGTGTACCCACTTGATCACTTCAAAGTGTGTTTCTCCTACAGATTCATCTGGAAACAACTATAATACAGTTTGTTTATAaagtgctctctctcccccctcctctctcaggtATCACCAGTACTAACATCATCATCGGGGCCATCGCTGGCTCCATTCTGTTCCTGGCTCTCATCCTGGCCATCACCGCCTGGGGATACAAGTGAGTACAGCTGGACCTCAGCTCTAGACGTGGGATAGCTGACTAGGAACTGGCTTGGGATCCTGTCATTGGTCAGTGTTTCTGACGTGACTGTCCTTCACTAACAGGAGCTACAGACAGCGGTGCTACGTTGAGTCAGAGGTTCACAGAAGATTCTGCAGGTTTGTCATCCTTATTCGTTCCCATTtaaatttttgtcatttagcagcgCATCTTACAATTCCACATTTTCTATAACGGTCATTAGTTGTTGATCTATTTATGTGTTGGTCAATTTGTTGATGTGTTTGTGAAATCTATGTCATAACAGTGTTCAGATGTCTAATGTTTGTTGGCGTTTCTCAGGCAAATGCCTCCGGGTGACTATGTGAAGAAACCCGGGGATGCAGACTCGTTCTACAGTGACCTGGCCCCTGGGGTCAGCACCAACTCAGGCTGTAGCTCCAAGAAGag contains:
- the LOC109886923 gene encoding disintegrin and metalloproteinase domain-containing protein 22-like isoform X1, with amino-acid sequence MFFDGNHTYMIEPGGKDHISGDVQIHMIYKSAGQEAAAYFLPIVDLPEPPFPSPPFPGSKVVHRRKKRQAPRVGGSVTEETKYIELMVINDHLMYKKHRLSVGQTNNYAKSVVNMADMIFKEQLNTRIVLVAMETWAADNRFNIDDDPMVTLREFMKYRRDFIKEKCDSVHLFSGNRFHSSWGGASYMGGVCSLTKGGGVNEYGKTDEMAITLAQSLGQNIGIFSDKKRILNGECKCDDRWSGCIMDDVGFYLPKRFSNCNVEEYHTFLNSGGGACLFNKPIKLVDPPECGNGLVEPGEECDCGSPAECEREGEKCCQKCTLTQGSKCSDGLCCNNCQMEFMGVVCREAVNDCDIPENCTGKSSQCPPNVHKMDGYSCEKEQGRCFNGRCKTKDRQCKYLWGEKATAADKFCYEKLNIEGTEKGNCGKDKDTWVQCNKQDVHCGYLLCSNISPAPRLGELQGGLTSFSVAQHSASLDCSGGHVMIDGDSDLGYVEDGTACGTERVCFNHKCLPLQEFNFSTCPGTTEKTICSGHGICSNELKCVCHLGWTGDDCNSTSPLSYLVVGPTASVSGITSTNIIIGAIAGSILFLALILAITAWGYKSYRQRCYVESEVHRRFCRQMPPGDYVKKPGDADSFYSDLAPGVSTNSGCSSKKRSGCLSNLQIYTLSFPPSIASISQNISLFAFRSNGLSHSWSERIPDAKHISDICENGRPRSNSWQGNLSGNRKKSKGKKFRPRSNSTETLSPAKSPTSSTGSIASSRRYPYPMPPLPDDQKKANRQSARLWETSI
- the LOC109886923 gene encoding disintegrin and metalloproteinase domain-containing protein 22-like isoform X2; amino-acid sequence: MFFDGNHTYMIEPGGKDHISGDVQIHMIYKSAGQEAAAYFLPIVDLPEPPFPSPPFPGSKVVHRRKKRQAPRVGGSVTEETKYIELMVINDHLMYKKHRLSVGQTNNYAKSVVNMADMIFKEQLNTRIVLVAMETWAADNRFNIDDDPMVTLREFMKYRRDFIKEKCDSVHLFSGNRFHSSWGGASYMGGVCSLTKGGGVNEYGKTDEMAITLAQSLGQNIGIFSDKKRILNGECKCDDRWSGCIMDDVGFYLPKRFSNCNVEEYHTFLNSGGGACLFNKPIKLVDPPECGNGLVEPGEECDCGSPAECEREGEKCCQKCTLTQGSKCSDGLCCNNCQMEFMGVVCREAVNDCDIPENCTGKSSQCPPNVHKMDGYSCEKEQGRCFNGRCKTKDRQCKYLWGEKATAADKFCYEKLNIEGTEKGNCGKDKDTWVQCNKQDVHCGYLLCSNISPAPRLGELQGGLTSFSVAQHSASLDCSGGHVMIDGDSDLGYVEDGTACGTERVCFNHKCLPLQEFNFSTCPGTTEKTICSGHGICSNELKCVCHLGWTGDDCNSTSPLSYLVVGPTASVSGITSTNIIIGAIAGSILFLALILAITAWGYKSYRQRCYVESEVHRRFCRQMPPGDYVKKPGDADSFYSDLAPGVSTNSGCSSKKRSNGLSHSWSERIPDAKHISDICENGRPRSNSWQGNLSGNRKKSKGKKFRPRSNSTETLSPAKSPTSSTGSIASSRRYPYPMPPLPDDQKKANRQSARLWETSI